Within Saccharomonospora cyanea NA-134, the genomic segment ACGCGAGTTCGACACCGACACCGACACCGAGACAGCGAGCCACGACGTCATGACGAGCGGCGACGACGCTATCCGGGCTGCCGCGGAGCGAGCCGAGAAGACGGCTCACCGCAACGTGCCGCAGTTCGACGACCTGCCCATCCCCGGTGACACCGCGAACCTGCGCGAAGGCGCCGAACTCAACGACGCCTGCCTCGCGCTCCTCCCACTCGTCGGGGTCTGGCGCGGCGAGGGCGAGATCAGCTACCCCACGCTGGACCGCACGTACCGCTTCGCCCAGCAGCTCACCATCGCCCACGACGGGAGGCCGTTCCTCCACCACGAGTCGCGGACCTGGCTGCTCGACGACGACGGTGGCGTGCTGCGTCTCGCGGCGCGGGAGACGGGCTGGTGGCGGCCTCAGCCGGACGACACCATCGAACTGCTGCTCGCCCACTCCACGGGCATCGTCGAGCTCTACTACGGCAAGCCCAGGGGCCAGACGGCGTGGGAGCTCGGCACCGACGCCGTGGTGCGTTCCGCCAGCGCCAAGGAGGTCACCGCGGCCAAGCGCCTCTACGGCCTCGTCAACAACGGCGACCTCGGCTGGGTCGAGGAACGCGCGATGGTGGGTCAGCCGATGACCCCCCACTCCTCCGCGCTGCTTCAGCGCGTGGTCGGCTGACCCGGCCCGCTCACGCGTACTGCGCCTCGTAGGCGTCGCACAACTCCCGGTGCAGTTCCGTCGAATCGGCCAGGCGCGTGCCGTCGACCGTGTGCACCCTCGTCACCTTCCGCACCGACGACGCGAGGAACAGCCCGTCGGCCGACAGCAGCTCCGAGGCCGGGATGTTCTCCACCTTCACCGTCCAGCCCGCGGCCTCGGCGGCCCGGAACACGGCGCGCTGCGTGGTGCCGGGCAGGATGCCGACCGTGGGCGGCGGTGTGTAGAGAGTGCGGTCGGCCACCATGACCACGGTCGACGTCGGGCCCTCCAGCACCGAGCCGTCGGTCGCCGTGAAGACGACGTCGTCGGCCCCGCGTCGCGCCGCCTCACGCAACGCGGCGAGGTTCACCGCGTACGACAGCGTCTTGGCGCCGAGGAGCAGCCACGGGGCACGTTCGGCGATCTCCGGCCCGAACCCGCGCTCCAGCAGCGCCACCGCGATGCCCTCGCTCCTGGCCCTCTTGACCTTCTCGTCGATCTCCATGCCCAGCGCGTAGCAGAAGGGCTCGGCGTCCGGGTCCCCCTCCGAGCCACGCGTGTAGACGAGTTTGACGGCGATCTCCGACGATCCCTGCCAGTTGTCGATCACCTGCTGTACGGCGCCCTCCCACGCGGCCAGATCGGGCTCGGGGAGGTCGAGCATGGCGGCCGACCGCGCGAGCCGGTCGAGGTGCGGGCCGAGTTCCCTGGGCCTGCCGTCCACGACGAGGACCGTCTCGAAGATTCCGTCTCCTCGCAGCACACCGGTGTTGTCCACCCGGACGTACGGTTGGGCGGGGTCTCCGAGGGTGCCGTCGAGAAAGGCCAGTACGCGCATGGGACCACCGTACTCACCGGCCGTGGGCGGTCCAGCCTACGATCGGGGCATGGCGTATGAGTCTCCGCTGCTGAGGCGTCCCGGCGCCGTCGCACCCCCCGAAGACCATCCCGAGGCCGGTGTGCCGTGGCACTGGGGTGACCCGTTCGCCGAGCAGCGCACCGCCAGTCGTGGCGTGGCCGTCGTCGACCGCTCTCACCGGCAGGTCATCACCGTGACCGGCGAGGAACGG encodes:
- a CDS encoding FABP family protein, translating into MTSGDDAIRAAAERAEKTAHRNVPQFDDLPIPGDTANLREGAELNDACLALLPLVGVWRGEGEISYPTLDRTYRFAQQLTIAHDGRPFLHHESRTWLLDDDGGVLRLAARETGWWRPQPDDTIELLLAHSTGIVELYYGKPRGQTAWELGTDAVVRSASAKEVTAAKRLYGLVNNGDLGWVEERAMVGQPMTPHSSALLQRVVG
- a CDS encoding aminodeoxychorismate lyase, producing the protein MRVLAFLDGTLGDPAQPYVRVDNTGVLRGDGIFETVLVVDGRPRELGPHLDRLARSAAMLDLPEPDLAAWEGAVQQVIDNWQGSSEIAVKLVYTRGSEGDPDAEPFCYALGMEIDEKVKRARSEGIAVALLERGFGPEIAERAPWLLLGAKTLSYAVNLAALREAARRGADDVVFTATDGSVLEGPTSTVVMVADRTLYTPPPTVGILPGTTQRAVFRAAEAAGWTVKVENIPASELLSADGLFLASSVRKVTRVHTVDGTRLADSTELHRELCDAYEAQYA